The Pseudoalteromonas sp. GCY genome includes the window ATTAACTTATCGACTTTGTCCTGAGCAATGGTTTGCTCAGAAAATTTGCGGACGGCGTAGCGCCAATTCAATAACGATTCTAGTTGTGATGTATTCATAAGTTGCTCTCCATTATGTGTGAGGCAACTTTAACAAGGTGAAGAGCTTGGCTCATTTACCTATGTAAACGAACCTGAATTTTTTAACGATTTTCTTATTCGACTTAACTGAGTAGGAGTGATCCCAAGATGTGATGCTAAATGGTATTGTGGTACACGCTCAGCAAGTTCTGGCTGCTCTTTTAAAAATGCGAGATAGCGCTCCGTGGCATCTAATTGCACCATATAAAGCTCTCGTTTATCCTTTTCTAACAACCAGTTTTTCTCAAGATACAGTATTTGAAATCGCATTAATTCAGGATTATCCATCAGTAGTGCTCTAAACTGTTTAAAATTGATTAGGACTACCTGTGATGTTTCAAGCGCTTGGATCCCTTGATTGGCAGGCTCTTGGCGATGTAGCGCACGCATTACACCAGGAAATTCCCCCGCCACAAAAAAACGCTTATTGTATTCCTGCCCAGCAGCATTGGTGTTTACTAATCTAACTAACCCTTGATGTAAAAATGCAAAAGTAGTCAGATACTCTCCTTCTTTGTAAAGCCACTCATCTTTCGCGAGTAATTTGATGCTGGTGATCGCAGCAATAGCGGACCAGGTTTCTTGAGAAAGCGGGTAATAGGCGTCTACCGCTTGTTTTAATCTTGTTAGTGCATCCATGAGTTCTAGCTTTATGATATTATTCGGATTAACTATTCCTATTTGCAGTGTCTATGTCAATCTCTAGCCATTACCAAGCACAAATTGAATGTGGAAATCTTACTCCTGACGCAGCGCAGCAAGCTGCAATTTCAGCCTTAGATGCCCTTTCTCATTCACTCGCTTGTGGTCACTCGAATAAAGGCATCTATTTTTATGGCCCAGTTGGTCGTGGCAAGACGATGCTGATGGATTGGTTTTATGAATTCACTGACGTCACAGATAAAACTCGCCTACACTTTCATCATTTTATGCAACAGGTACATAAAGAGCTCAATCAAATTCAAGGTGTGAGAGATCCTTTAAAGCGGATCGCCCAAAACTGGGCTGAGCACACTTCTCTACTGTGCTTTGATGAATTTTTTGTCACTGATATCGGTGATGCCATCATCATGGCGAGATTGTTTGAAGCCCTTTTTGAAGCTGGCGTAACCTTAGTTGCAACCTCTAATTGTCACCCAACGGAATTATACAAAGATGGATTACACAGAGACCGCTTTGAACCAACCATCCACCTGCTCATGCGCCATTGTGAAGTTATATCTGTGTGTGGTGAGACGGATCATCGATTTAGTAAAGGAACAACGGCAAACCACTACTTCGTCAACGATAAACAAGCGTTTTGGGACGCTTTTACTAATGCAGGTGGCATATTCAAACCGGGAGTCCTTGAGGTTAATCATCGTCTAATTAACGTGCTTGGCGAAAATGAAAGCGTCGTATGTTTTGATTTTATGGAGATCTGCTCAAGCCCTCGCGCTACCAATGACTATATTGAGCTTGCACAGCAATTTAGCTGTATTTTTATCTCTGAGTTACCGCTACTTGGTGTTACTCCAGAGAATAAAGATGTAGCACAAGGAACTGAGGAAGGCTATATCCGCCCGAATAACACAATGCAACCTAGGATTGGCGACGATGAGGCCAGACGACTGATTGCGATTATCGATGAATGTTACGAAGCCAAAGTACTGGTTGTTTTTTTGGCAGATGCGCCCATAGCGCAAATCTACCAAGGAGAGCAGCTGGCATTTGCTTTCGCTCGCTGCATTAGTCGAGTGACAGAAATGCAAAGTTGGTCTCTTAGCGCCTGCTGAGCTTACAATTTTTCTAATTGTATAAATTACAACCGAATGCTAACCTGTCGCAAATAATAATAAAAAAGGATGTTTCTATGAAAAAGTCTCCCTTGTCAGAGAATACTGGTGACAATGACTAATCAACAAAAACAATCTCAGCCTTTTATTCCCGACTCTTTTGTATCACCAAAAAGGGTTAGCACATCGCATTTTTCTTTTACCATGCTAGGTGAACAAGTTGCGACAGTAGATTATGAGCTGGTGATGGCTAATCAAGCACGTTTGCAAGGCATATTCGGTCCGAATTCAGACTGGCCGAAAGCTTCTATGACTTTTGAGAAAAACATTGCGAGTTTAGCCACCCACAAGGAAGAATTTATGTCGTGAGCGGCATTTGCTTATGCGGTTTACACCAGAGACAGTGAAAAGTATATCGGTTGTGTCTATATCGATCCGCCACAATCTTCAGATTTTGATTGTGATGTCTATCTATGGATAGGAGCAGAAGATATCGCATTAGATAACCTACTCTATCAAACAATTACTCATTGGTTAAAAACGGCATGGCCATTTTCTAAACTTGCATTTCCCGGTCGAAACGTTGCATTTAATACAGAGTAAAAAACAATAAATTAAGGAAAATCATAATGAAAGTTCGATATGCACTGCTGCCCCTCATGCTGGTTTCAAGTCTTTGCTCCGCAGATACACTGAGCGACAAGGTCAATGCTTACTTCGAGGCACAAAAAGCCGTTGAACACCAATATTCAAAAGAGTCTGATGTTACTCACCTACTTACGCTTTTAACGCCAGACGCCTCATTCGAGCACCCTCGCTTTAATGCCGTATTGTCAAAAGAAGAGTATAAGAAAGGCTTACTCAGCTATCTAGGCCAATACGGAAAATGCGATATCGAAGTCACAAACATCATTGAAGGCCTTAATGTGGTGACCGTTGAGTATCTACATCCTTGCGTTGATCAGCAAGGTAACACGGATGAAAAAGAAAATAAGCAAAAGCTTATGACACTGTTTGAGTTTAGCGGCGAAAAAATAAAGCGTATTCGCCACTATTTTTAAGTGGCAATAAATACTCAAAAAATAGACCACATGGATTACCTAAGTGGCCTATTTACGCATTTTGATTATCACTCACCAAGTAATTTAGTTAGCCGCTCTTTACGAGCAACAAAGACATCGTAGCCACCATCACCCTTCGTTGATAATGCCAGCGCTTTGTTTACTTGCTCTAAAGATGCTTGGTATTGTTTGTCGGTTTCATAGCCATATGCTAAGCCGTTGTAGGCATCTGCATTATTTGGATAGCGTGAAACGCCAAACTTAAACAACTTAATTGCTTCTTTCACGTTACCCATACTTACGTGGTAATAGCCAAGTTCTCTGATCACGGCTTCCTGTGGCTCAAAAACCTCGCCATATTGAGCAGACAGTTGTTGATAATACTTAGTAATAGAGCTCAATTCACCAGTATAAGCACGCGCAGGCATTCGGGTTGACAAAAACAGCTTTTGATACGCGCTAAAAATACCAGCTGCAGACACAAGTCCATGAGGAACATTGTCGTAAGCCTCGCTGAAAAAGCGCAAATCATGTGGTTGATTTTCAGCTAAAAAGCGCGCCATATCGTCGTATCTTTCGCGCATCACGCCGCCTTCCTCGCCAATTGTGATATATAGAAAGTTATCTAACTGCTTAGTTTTGGAAATAAACGCTTTAGTACTCTTTGCTGTCGCGCCAAAGTTCCACCATACCGCTGGACTATAAGCAATATGCGCTTGAAATAGCTCGGGCTTTGCCTGCAAAGCATAAAGAGCAAAAGTACCCGCTGCAGAAGCACCTGCAATGACTTTAAAATCATGAGTGCGATAGGTCTGGTTCACATAAGGAATAAGCTCAGTCTCAATAAACTCTAAAAACTTGGGTGCCCCGCCGCCAATATCCATAGGTCCTGCAGGCTCTTTATTCTTAGTTGGATAAAGATCTCTTAACCTGTCTGTATTTTCGATCGCAACAATAATAACTTCAGGTGCCGCAGAAACGTTTGCTCCTTGCAAACGCTCAAGTACTGCGGTCATCAACGGGAGGTTGCCTTTACCATCAAGGCGATAAATCACAGGGTATTTTTTATTGGGGTTGGTGTGATAACTTTTGGGTAGTTGAATTGTAAAAGCTCTCTTTTCATCAAGCACTTTTGACATCAAGGTTTTTGTTTGTTGCTCATATTCTTGTTTTGTCTTTTCTTCGGACTCTGCCATCGCTGCTCCCGAAAAGAAAGCCGCTAAAGTCACAGCAAACAAGCACTGAACTGCCTTACCAATTCTCATTATTATTATTCCATTTATTTGATTTCACTAACAAAGCTAGCATAATGGTTCAGGAATTGATAGCACCACATGTCCCTCTTTTTGCTAGCTTACTTTTTAGATAGTCAGCGCATACACTTAAACGGAGAAATACAGCAAAGCGGCAATCGCAAAGAAAACCACCCAAGAAAGATGTATAGCGCGTGAAGCAATAAGTGCAATCAAACCGCTGATAAAAAACGTGCCAGACATGACATATAACACCTGTTCTCCGTCCATTTGCCGATAGAACATTAATAACATCGCAGCTATTCCCCACCACGCGATGGTGGTAAGGTGCCATGCAAATCGCAACGTGCGTTTGGTAAACCAGTCACTACCAAACAGATGAGGCAGATTGTCTCTTTTAAAAAGGCGGATCAATATGTATTTTTCACCCAGTACAGAATGAACTAGCCCAATCAAAAACAACAATAACGCTGCTGCAATTATCATTTATGCCACTTCCTTTTTATGATTTGACTTAAAAAACGCTCAACTAACGCGATGGTTACTTAACTAAACCATCGACGTTTTTATCCAATACACTATAAATGGCCTTAATAGCGGGATCGACACCATTGAAGTAGCTTGTAGAGTCTAGCAATACCGGCATATGTGGTGCAATCCAAATTCGGTGATCTTCTGCGCGAGAAGTTTGATGAAACTGCGACGAAACGAGTCCAAACACTCCACTGAACGGTAAACGAAACCTTCCAGCTTCACCAATATGGTTTGGTCGAGAGCCACTTGGTTCTCCAACCAATATTGCATTAGTAAAACTATCAATATTGGTTAAGAGGTTTTGCGCTGCTGAAAAGGTATTACGTCCCATCACTACAAATAACTTGCCTGCTGGCTTTGCCGCTTCAAAATAAATAAGTGCCTTTAGTAATGGTGGTAAGATGGATCCATTGCCACCACTATTGTGTCGTAAATCCAGCACCAAGTGATTTACTTCACCGCGTTTTATTGTCTCTATCAACTCCGCACTAAATTGCGCTAGCGACTGCGTTTTCATCTGTGCAACGGCATTAAATTGTACGTACAAAACTCCATTGCTTTTGTCCACTTCGTACCAATAAGGTTTGGTGACACTTTGCAGATATTGTGGGCTTTTTTGATGATTATCCGGCAAAGTCGGAAAACCGCGAAATTCGAATGATTGGCCACTAAGGCGAATGGTCTTTTGCATGCTCTGTGTATTTTCTACCGTGATAGACACCTCATTTGACGCATCGCTCAACTCTAGTCCAGCGAGTACTTCAGGCATTGCGAGATAATAAGGCGCAAGCCACAGCTGCTGCATTTCATTATCTCGCGGGTTAATCTCGGCAACTTTCGCCATTGCTTCTGCGGTTGGTGTTTGCCCAAAGGCTGTGACTTTATAGCCGATTAAATCACTAAACTCAGCTTCGGCATCAACGATGTAAAGGCCATCGCTAAAGGCATAAAACTGCACAGGCAAACGAGTGAAATTCCCTTTTTCTCCGAAAGTCGGCACGATAAAGTTATGCCCGTTACCAAGCGCGCCTATTATTCGCATCATACCAAAAACAATTTGCTGATCAGTTAACTTGGGTATATCTGAGCGCAAATTATTTGCCAACGTAATTAAATCCGGGTTGTTACTTGCCTGTTCGTTAACATGCAACCGCTTAATTTCTGAGAGTAAGAAATCTAAATCCGCATTCCACTGCTGATCCCGAGTGAGCGAAGTATCTTTATAGTTACCTGTAAGACGCTGAAATTGCATATTATCTTTGATGGAGTCGAAAACACTTTTATTTGCTAAGCTACTGCGTTCGTCGTACCGCGCTGACAAAGACTTACTCAGCCACTCATTAGCTTTATCTACTTTTCCCAGTGCGGCATACGCACCTGCAATCTTTATCATAATGTCATTTGAGGGGCGCGAACCGGTAGGTACATTGGTTAGGTTTACACCCAGTGACAACGCCTTTTTCAGCGCAATGATAGCTTGCTCATAATGCCCTAATTGTATTTGCGTTAATCCCAATAGATACCAAGTGTCTCCGTCATCTTGATACGACTTAGTAAGCTTTTGCAGTTGTGGTAACGCCTGCTGCCAATGTTTGCTACGTACCAACGCTAGTGCGTTGATCCGTGTATTTAGGTAATCAACTGGGGATTTGACATTTAATTGCTGTGCAACATGCGCTTGTTCGCTCGTTGATGTCAGCACCCGAATAGGTTCAGCCTTTGCAGGCTGCGCGATAATCAAACTACTAAAAGTCAGGCAAGTGGCCACATGAGTGAGAAAACTTGAATACATCATCTTTATCCTTGTTATCGATTTAACCCCAGATTACCTATAATGACTTTATATGGCGTGCAATATCAGGATTTTGTACTTCTACAACTTTTAAAAAACACTCAGAATTAAGGCTAAACAATTGTTTAATATACTTATATTAATTTTGAAAATTGACTTGAAGTGTAACCCGTTTGCTTTTTAAAAACACTGTTAAACGAGGATTTTGAGTTAAACCCAGCGTTCATTGCGAGCACTAACAAGTTGGGCGTTGATTGCTTTTCGCGTTGTAGTTGCTGTTTTACCTCATCGACCCGCAGGCTATTGATATACTCATTAAAGTTGTAACCACCACAAGTATTGATGGCCCATGAGATATCCTTTACCCCAATTCCAATAACCTCAGCAACATCGTGGATCGTCAGGCGTGGCTGGCGATATAAATAGTGCTGCATAATCGTGTTATGAATTGCATTGAATATCTCGGTTGGATCTTCTGACTGTTTATCCACCTCATTGAACGTTATTTCTTGAGCTTGGGTTATGGAATCTTCGAGGTGTGGTTGGTTATGTACTTTGGCAACTAGGTAAAGATTAATTGCAAGTAACCAAACTAAGTCAATAAAATACCAGAGTGCTTTAGTGCTGATGTCGTTGTATGTTTGCATATTGAGTCTAACCAAATCCACCAGAGCAAAGATCACAAACAAGACAACCGTTGTTCTGATCCACTGTAAATCGCGCGTATTGACGTCCGCTCTGATCTCCGCGGATGCTCGCTGGTAAAGACCAATAAGTTGCACCGTAAAAGCAAAATAAATCAACTGACTGACAGTACCAAGCGCAATCACAAGCTGGGTGTATTCAGTAAATGGAAGCGCCAGCAAAACAGGTAAGAAATGGACTAACCTTCGCTCTTGCTTATGTTGATTGGCATTAAGTAGATTTTTAAACAGAAAATAGACTAAAGGCCCAGTAGCTAGGGTAAATACAGGCGTGATAAGTAAATAGCTTCTAGCCCCTAACGCTTCTTCAGCAAAGTTGGTTGCCATCAGCACACATTGAAATAACAAATAAATGACGAGCATTCGTGCGCGTGGTTGATTGACAAAAATTAATATTGCGAGGAAATAAGCCCCAAGAGAGACGATTTGGATTACGTTAACTGGAACAATGTGAAATGACTGAAGCACAAGCCGTATTTTTATAATTATTTTTCGCTATTGTACGCCACATTGGCTAAAAACAACAACGCCAGCATGCTAGCTGGCGTTGTAAATAAAGCAAAAAAACAATTTTACTTCTTATTTTGCTGCTTACGTACGTTTGCAATACGAGAGCGGTTTTTTAATCTTGCTTCTGCACTTGCTTGATTCGAAGGCTTATTCACCCGCGCCTTACGACGTTGATGCGCTGGTTTCTTCTGGATAGTTTCAACCAGTCTTTCACGGTTTGCTACTTCGTAGCCCGGCAGATAATAGCGCGAAATTTGCTGCTCGATTAACTGTTCAATATGAATAAGATCAGATTCTTCTTCTCGGCTTACAAAGGTGATCGCATAACCAAACTGACCTGCACGACCAGTTCTTCCGATGCGGTGAACATAATCTTCGGCAAGATAAGGCACATCGTAGTTAACCACGCGTGGCAGGCCAACGATATCCAATCCGCGAGCTGCGACTTCGGTTGCAACCATAACCCGTACTTTGCCTTCGGTGAACTCTCTTAAAGCGCGACGACGAGCGCCTTGAGTTTTGTCGCCATGACATACATTTGCATCTATACCATCAAGCTTTAGCTCTTCAACTAGCTTGTCTGCGGTTTCTTTCATATTGACGAACACTAGCACTTGTTGCCAATTTTTGGTCCCGATCAGCTCAGACAGTAACTCGCGCTTACGCTCTTCTTTAACTGGATAAACAACGTGGCGAACCGTGTCGGCTGTACTATTTTCTGGCGTCGCTTGGATTAACTTAGGGTGATCCAACACTTGTTTCGCGAACTGTTTCATTGCCGACGGGAAAGTTGCAGAAAACAACAATAGCTGCTTTTGCTTATCCACCAGCTCAATGATTTTTTGCATGTCGGTGATAAAGCCCATATCTAACATGCGGTCAGCTTCGTCTAACACTAAGTGTTTAACGTTACTCAACGTGACATTACCTAAGCGGATGTGATCTAACAAGCGTCCAGGGGTCGCCACTAAAATATCCACGCCCTGCTTCAAGCGCTCAGCTTGGCCATTGGCGTTAACCCCGCCAAACAGTGCCTGCACCTTTAAGTCTGTGTACTTTGCAAATGTCGCACAGTTGTTAGCGATCTGCTCAGCAAGCTCACGCGTTGGCGCCAAAATCAACGCTCTTGGCGTCGACTGCGCTTCAGCCTCAAGCAATTTTTGGATGATAGGTAATGCAAAAGCTGCGGTTTTCCCTGTTCCAGTTTGCGCTGTTGCGAGCACATCACTACCTTGACGGACAGCTGGGATAGCCGCCTGTTGAATTGGCGTTAATGTATGAAAATTGACGTCTTGCAGCGCATCTAAAAGAGGCTGTGCGAAACTAAATGAAGAAAACGTTGCCATAATAACCTACGACCGAGTCAAAAACGGTCGCAGATTATAAATGACAAACTGACTTTTAACAAAACTTAAGCAAGGTTTCGTCAATTAATTTTGGTGTCGAGCCAACAAAGTCAGTTTCTTTTAACTGAGAAAGGAGTTCAATCCCCTCTTTTTGCTGTACTTGCGACAGTGGCACATAAGGTAATCTAAATACCGGTTTGACTGCGCCAGTCATAATCAAAGCCGAATTGATAGCAATTGGATTTGGTTCGCAGAAGAGCCAGTTCATTAACGGTTGCAATGACTGATTAAGCGCTTGGTTAGGCGTGTCCATCAATTGTCTGAATAAGCCCGGAATGATGTTTGAAGCAACAGAAATAACGCCATGAGATTGGCTGTTATGGCGGCTATCGTGGGCTTGATCATCGTTACCTGACCAACACGCAATGCCTTTCGCTTCATAGTGCGCGATACGCTCATCACCCGCACATTCTTTCATACCAACAAAATGCTTGTGGCTGGCCAGCGGCTCAATGATATCAGGCGTAATGTCCTGTCCCGTTCTGCCAGGCACGTTGTAAATAAAGCCAGGACCGATTTCTAATACTTCTTTCAAGTGTGCCTTCACACCCGCAATTGAGGTTTTGCCATAATACGGGTTTATTTGTAGTGCACAGTGCATACCTGATGCAAACCCATATTCAGTCGCTTTTTTTGCTTCTCTGGTGTTATTGCTGCCGGTGTTACCAACAATCAGCAATTTATCGCCAAACTTATTCGCCGAATGGGCAATGAGCATTAAGTGCTCTTCCCAATTCATCAGTTGGCCTTCACCTGTGGTGCCACCTACAACAATACCATCGACACCGCCTGCAATTTGCGCTTCGACTAGCTTGTCGTAAGTATCTAAGTCAATTTCACCCGCCATTGTGTAAGGGGTTTTAATAGCGGTAATTAAGCTTGCTTTTTTTATTGATTGGATCTGATGCATGGTCTTTCTATTACTCTTCCAGTTGACAGCCATTTTTACCATAAATCTGACTGAGATCCGACCCATAAACCTAAGGAAATCGGTTAAATCTAATGAAATTTAACTTTAGTGCTTGTTATTTGCGTAAAGATCCAGCAAAATCCAAAACACTGTATATTTATCCAGTTTAATTTTATGGGACTGACACATTTTCTAAATACGCACTTTTATACCACTTTGGAGCTGAGCAGCAGCTTAAAGATACCTGAAGAACAGCTCTTAGAATGGCAACAAATGAGCCTATTCCCAAATCCGAGTTATAGTATTCAAAATCAAATTAAGTGTAGTTCGTACTTTGGCCTGTACGAATGTGAAGAATATACTGATTTTTATGCCCGAGGCCTACTAAATTGGGGGCAACTTTTACTTAAACATAAAGTCGATCAATCAAGTAGTGCATTTGAGTTATTTCAACAGCGTTACTGTGAAGCACTTGCGAAATGTATTGAAAAAGGCTTTTACACCGAAGATCCAAGCTTTAGTGATGACCTTACGGAGCATGTACAACAAGTTTGGCAACAGTTTTTATGTGGCAAGTATGGTGTGATCAGCCAAAATGGTCTCATAGAGGAAGCGCTTTATATTGACCTAGGGCGCGCGATTATCGACGATATAACAGAAGCAAGAACCGCCAGTAGTATTGCCCCAGAGCAACGTAGTCAAGTACACTGCGCCATGAAGCTACTAAACAAAGCACTAGCAGCCAATACTCAGGCTGAGCAAACAGAGTCGCTACGCACTCGATACATTGACCAATTGATTAGTAAGTACGACTTATCAATCAAATAATCTGCTGTCTGGCGCACAATAGTTCTGCCAGACAATCTATGTGTATTTATATTTGCTGTTCGATGTGCGCACGAATTATCTCAAATGCTTTTAAGACCTTTAACTGATCTTTACATAAGCTGTCGTACCAAGCATCGAACAGTTCATCATCTTGCTCACTGAGCGTTTGATACTGTGCCAGTAGTGTCACTATGTCACTATGTGTGCAAGAGAGTGTGTCTAACTCTTGCTGTAACGCGCTATCATCGCTGCTGTGAAGCTTAGCCAAAATTGAGTTATCTAACTCAGCATGTTTATCCATAATAAATGCTCTATATCTGTATTGCGTTAGCGAAGAAAGTACTTTCGCGAACGTACTAGGTTTTAATTATTTGCTAGGCCTCTCTCATTTAGTGAAGGTTATTAACCGTTAAGCCAGCCTCAATTGGAACTCACTCTTTTATCTCATATCTATCAAACCAACAGGCTTACATCGATAGCTATATTCCAAAAAAGTCTATTCGCTACTATTCCGGTTAGGTGTCAACACTAATATGACTACTTGAGAAACTATCTAGAACTAGTTATATCAGGCAATTTTAAGGAAAGTAAGCCCCTTTTAATCAACTGCTCAAGATGCATTCAGTTTAGTTCCGCATGCGTCGACAAATTAGGCGTATCGCACTAAATAGCGGCAACGACAAATTAGTTGTTGAGAATAGTTTTTATTTGATTTATATTGATACAATATAACAACACATTATTTAGGAGTCGTTGTCGTGAAACCCAATATCCACCCTGATTATCAACTTGTTGCCTTCCATGATACATCGGTTGATAAGTACTTTATCGTCGGTTCAACCATTAAATCGGACAGAACCGTTGAATTAGATGGTAAGACTTACCCTTACTTCCCAATTGATGTCTCTAGCGCGTCTCACCCTTTCTACACAGGTAAACAGAAGTTGGTGGCAAGTGATGGTCGTGTTGCACAATTTAACCGCCGCTTTAAAAACCTTGCGACTAAAAAAGGATAAACCAGATGAAAGTACTGAGCTCACTCAAAAGCGCCAAAAATAGACCTGGGTGCCAAGTTGTAAAAAGACGTGGTCGGGTTTATGTAATTTGTAAATCTAATCCGCGATTTAAAGCGGTTCAAGGTAAGAAAAAGAAACGTTAAAAGTCAAAATAAGAAGGTTAAAGGTGGGCATTGCCCACCTTTAATAGATATAGCGCTAGTCTTTTGCTTCCCACAATGAGAATTCGCCTAGTTGAATTAGGCGTCCGCTAGCGCCACCAATTCCACCGCCCTCACGGGTATGCTCTAGTTCCAAGCGATACTGGGTATACGCATTTGGACTCTTGATAGCAAAGCTATAATATTCCATCGTATTAGGTAATTCGCTGAACTGTTGAGTATCTAGCGTAATCCAATTAGTGCCGTCATTTGAGCCCTGTAACTGCCAAGCATTAGGAAAGCGATGAGGGTTGTCTCCCGCTGTCGCTAATGAGTAGTATTTTGCTGTTTTAGCGCTGTCGAAGACATAGTTAACATGGGCCTTATCAACCTGTTTTATCGGCAACAAGTCAGGCGCATATTGTGCAAGCCAAGCAGGCGCTTCCAACACCACATTAAATTTAGAGGTAATATTTCGGTCATTGAGCTTATCTGCCCCCTCATTAAAAGGCACAAGTGCAGTTCCGTTTGTTGTTACCTGAGTGCTAGTCGGTGCAAAGTTCTGATAGCCAAGTGGTACTGGTGGTAACTTACCGACACTTGCTAGGTAGACTTGGTACTCTTCAAATACCGCATTAATCCCACGCTGTTCGCCAAATATGGATTTAAAGGCTTTGTCTAAACTCCACGCTTCAAGCGTTTTTGCCGCCGCATTAAACTTGCGAATAAAGTCCGTGTTACGATGACTGTT containing:
- a CDS encoding Crp/Fnr family transcriptional regulator, which encodes MDALTRLKQAVDAYYPLSQETWSAIAAITSIKLLAKDEWLYKEGEYLTTFAFLHQGLVRLVNTNAAGQEYNKRFFVAGEFPGVMRALHRQEPANQGIQALETSQVVLINFKQFRALLMDNPELMRFQILYLEKNWLLEKDKRELYMVQLDATERYLAFLKEQPELAERVPQYHLASHLGITPTQLSRIRKSLKNSGSFT
- the zapE gene encoding cell division protein ZapE, producing MSISSHYQAQIECGNLTPDAAQQAAISALDALSHSLACGHSNKGIYFYGPVGRGKTMLMDWFYEFTDVTDKTRLHFHHFMQQVHKELNQIQGVRDPLKRIAQNWAEHTSLLCFDEFFVTDIGDAIIMARLFEALFEAGVTLVATSNCHPTELYKDGLHRDRFEPTIHLLMRHCEVISVCGETDHRFSKGTTANHYFVNDKQAFWDAFTNAGGIFKPGVLEVNHRLINVLGENESVVCFDFMEICSSPRATNDYIELAQQFSCIFISELPLLGVTPENKDVAQGTEEGYIRPNNTMQPRIGDDEARRLIAIIDECYEAKVLVVFLADAPIAQIYQGEQLAFAFARCISRVTEMQSWSLSAC
- a CDS encoding nuclear transport factor 2 family protein is translated as MKVRYALLPLMLVSSLCSADTLSDKVNAYFEAQKAVEHQYSKESDVTHLLTLLTPDASFEHPRFNAVLSKEEYKKGLLSYLGQYGKCDIEVTNIIEGLNVVTVEYLHPCVDQQGNTDEKENKQKLMTLFEFSGEKIKRIRHYF
- a CDS encoding alpha/beta hydrolase-fold protein; the protein is MRIGKAVQCLFAVTLAAFFSGAAMAESEEKTKQEYEQQTKTLMSKVLDEKRAFTIQLPKSYHTNPNKKYPVIYRLDGKGNLPLMTAVLERLQGANVSAAPEVIIVAIENTDRLRDLYPTKNKEPAGPMDIGGGAPKFLEFIETELIPYVNQTYRTHDFKVIAGASAAGTFALYALQAKPELFQAHIAYSPAVWWNFGATAKSTKAFISKTKQLDNFLYITIGEEGGVMRERYDDMARFLAENQPHDLRFFSEAYDNVPHGLVSAAGIFSAYQKLFLSTRMPARAYTGELSSITKYYQQLSAQYGEVFEPQEAVIRELGYYHVSMGNVKEAIKLFKFGVSRYPNNADAYNGLAYGYETDKQYQASLEQVNKALALSTKGDGGYDVFVARKERLTKLLGE
- a CDS encoding TPR end-of-group domain-containing protein, which encodes MMYSSFLTHVATCLTFSSLIIAQPAKAEPIRVLTSTSEQAHVAQQLNVKSPVDYLNTRINALALVRSKHWQQALPQLQKLTKSYQDDGDTWYLLGLTQIQLGHYEQAIIALKKALSLGVNLTNVPTGSRPSNDIMIKIAGAYAALGKVDKANEWLSKSLSARYDERSSLANKSVFDSIKDNMQFQRLTGNYKDTSLTRDQQWNADLDFLLSEIKRLHVNEQASNNPDLITLANNLRSDIPKLTDQQIVFGMMRIIGALGNGHNFIVPTFGEKGNFTRLPVQFYAFSDGLYIVDAEAEFSDLIGYKVTAFGQTPTAEAMAKVAEINPRDNEMQQLWLAPYYLAMPEVLAGLELSDASNEVSITVENTQSMQKTIRLSGQSFEFRGFPTLPDNHQKSPQYLQSVTKPYWYEVDKSNGVLYVQFNAVAQMKTQSLAQFSAELIETIKRGEVNHLVLDLRHNSGGNGSILPPLLKALIYFEAAKPAGKLFVVMGRNTFSAAQNLLTNIDSFTNAILVGEPSGSRPNHIGEAGRFRLPFSGVFGLVSSQFHQTSRAEDHRIWIAPHMPVLLDSTSYFNGVDPAIKAIYSVLDKNVDGLVK
- a CDS encoding helix-turn-helix domain-containing protein, translated to MATNFAEEALGARSYLLITPVFTLATGPLVYFLFKNLLNANQHKQERRLVHFLPVLLALPFTEYTQLVIALGTVSQLIYFAFTVQLIGLYQRASAEIRADVNTRDLQWIRTTVVLFVIFALVDLVRLNMQTYNDISTKALWYFIDLVWLLAINLYLVAKVHNQPHLEDSITQAQEITFNEVDKQSEDPTEIFNAIHNTIMQHYLYRQPRLTIHDVAEVIGIGVKDISWAINTCGGYNFNEYINSLRVDEVKQQLQREKQSTPNLLVLAMNAGFNSKSSFNSVFKKQTGYTSSQFSKLI
- a CDS encoding DEAD/DEAH box helicase, which gives rise to MATFSSFSFAQPLLDALQDVNFHTLTPIQQAAIPAVRQGSDVLATAQTGTGKTAAFALPIIQKLLEAEAQSTPRALILAPTRELAEQIANNCATFAKYTDLKVQALFGGVNANGQAERLKQGVDILVATPGRLLDHIRLGNVTLSNVKHLVLDEADRMLDMGFITDMQKIIELVDKQKQLLLFSATFPSAMKQFAKQVLDHPKLIQATPENSTADTVRHVVYPVKEERKRELLSELIGTKNWQQVLVFVNMKETADKLVEELKLDGIDANVCHGDKTQGARRRALREFTEGKVRVMVATEVAARGLDIVGLPRVVNYDVPYLAEDYVHRIGRTGRAGQFGYAITFVSREEESDLIHIEQLIEQQISRYYLPGYEVANRERLVETIQKKPAHQRRKARVNKPSNQASAEARLKNRSRIANVRKQQNKK
- a CDS encoding dihydrodipicolinate synthase family protein, whose protein sequence is MHQIQSIKKASLITAIKTPYTMAGEIDLDTYDKLVEAQIAGGVDGIVVGGTTGEGQLMNWEEHLMLIAHSANKFGDKLLIVGNTGSNNTREAKKATEYGFASGMHCALQINPYYGKTSIAGVKAHLKEVLEIGPGFIYNVPGRTGQDITPDIIEPLASHKHFVGMKECAGDERIAHYEAKGIACWSGNDDQAHDSRHNSQSHGVISVASNIIPGLFRQLMDTPNQALNQSLQPLMNWLFCEPNPIAINSALIMTGAVKPVFRLPYVPLSQVQQKEGIELLSQLKETDFVGSTPKLIDETLLKFC